The stretch of DNA CCGCGTTCAGGCTGCCCAGCACGTCCTGGCCCACGGCCTTTTCGCTCACGCGGGCCACAAAATCTTTGGCCACCGTAAAGTTCACGTCGGCTTCCAGCAGTGCCATCCGAATCTCGCGCATGGCGGCCTTCACCTGCGTGTCGGTGAGTTTGCTCTCGCGGCCCACCCGGTCAAGGATGTCCTGTAACTTGTTGCCCAGCGCCTCAAACATAGCGTGAGGCTACCACGCAGCCGGGGCCAGCTTTGTTGTGCAGGTGGGACAGGGTATAGGCGGGATAGATTGCCGGGGTGGGCAAATTGGTCAGAGACAGTATCCCGGCATTGGTGGGCGCGGGCGCAGTGGCGCGAGTTTTGGACGCAGACGAGTATGCAGTTGCCCTGCAAGCCAAGTTGAATGAGGAAGTGGCGGAATATCTGGCAGCGCATGACCCGGAGGAATTGGCCGACG from Deinococcus sp. QL22 encodes:
- a CDS encoding nucleoside triphosphate pyrophosphohydrolase translates to MGKLVRDSIPALVGAGAVARVLDADEYAVALQAKLNEEVAEYLAAHDPEELADVLEVLHTLAALHGLTPQELEAKRAAKADARGGFGGRVWMEF